GCGGTGCAACCAAAGTGTTGCCGGCGCTGGCACAATGGTATGCGGCACTCGACAAAGCGGACGCGTCTTTTGAGCGGCTCCAGTTGGAGACCCTTTGGCTCCACCAGGCTTTTGATCATGTGAATGAAAGCCTCCTACAGCAGGTACTCCAATCTGACGATCACCGTGCACGGGCAGCCGGCGTCCGCGTCATTTATCACTGGCACGACCGCCTCTCCAACCCGCTCGCCCTGCTGACCACCGCAGTAAACGACGACGTAATGCGCGTGCGGCGGGAAGCGATCTCAGCACTGGCAAAACTTGAGCGCCCGGAAGCAGCAACTACCGCAATGCAGGCGCTCCAGTATCCGATGAACGACGAAACAGACTTTGCCCTTTGGGAAACGATGAGACAATTGGAGCCGCATTGGGCTGAGCCCCTTGCCCGAGACCCCATGTTTCTCGGTAAATCGCTGGAAACGCGTCTTTTTGCCTGGAAAGCTACCCATTCCCCCGATGCCGTACGCGCACTGCTCGACCTGTACCTTGACCACAAATTGCCTGAAGGAGAAGCAGCTGAAGTACTTGGCCTGATCGTACAATATGGCGAAGCATCGGCACTGAATGAAATCCTGAACCTGGCAATTGCCGGCACCACCATTGGCGACCAGGATCAGAAAAAGCACCTTCAAGCCCTGAAAGACGGCATTGAAACGTTTGGCAAAACGCCCACCGCCGGCACTGACAAACTGGGCAGCCTGCTTTATGCCAACGATCCAGATATCCTGAGCCTCGCGATGGAACTGGCCGGCCTTTGGCAACTCAAAGACACAGCCGAGCAACTGCTGACCATTGCCAATCGGACAGATGACGAAGCCTTGCAGTTCACAGCGCTGAAAGCAGCCGCAACCCTGGACGATGCAACCACGCGGCAAGAAATTGCCCGTCTTGCAAACCGGGCTGGCACCCCTCAGATCCAGGTTCAGGCAGCATCTGCACTTGTTCGAGCAGACGCTCCAGAGGCAACGTCATTAGCCCTCAACTTACTCAACAAACTTGAGGAAGGAGACGATGTAAAACCTGTCTTTGATGCTTTTTATAGCCGTAACAGCAGACGCGATGCCCTGCGAGATGCGTTGCAAGAAACCAGCATTCCAGCCCATTTTGCAACAGCCGGCCTCGATCATTACCAAGGCAACCGACTTCGGGATCGCGCCCTGCTCGATGCATTTGAAGCATCGGGCGGTGTTGATGGCAGCAAAACCATCAACATAGACATGGACGAATGGAATAGAGATCGTCTCGAGCTGGACGTAAAGTCAGCCGGGGACCCGGTTGCCGGCGAAGCCATTTACCGCCGGCCAGGTCTTGGATGTTTGCGCTGCCATGCCATCGGCGGCGCAGGCGGACAGGTAGGCCCAGACCTGAGCAGCGTCGGCGCGAATGCCCCAACAGACTACATTATCGAGTCTCTTTTCGCCCCAGAGCAAGCGGTTAAAGACGGTTATGCCCTTACCAGTGTTGAGCGAACAGACGGGCAGGTACTCATGGGTACGCTCATTCGCGACACCGGCTCTGCCGTTTTACTGCGCAACGCAGCTGACGCTGTTGTTACGGTACCCAACAACCTGATTGCCAAGCAAGAAATCCTCCCGGGATCGCTCATGCCGGCTGGCCTTGTGGCCTCTCTCACCCGCGAGGAAGTGCTGCACCTTACCGCTTTCCTCTCTCAATTAGGCGAAACGGGGCCTTTCCGTTTGCCCAATGCACAGTACGTCCGGCGCTGGCAGGCTGCTGCGGCTCCCGACACACCACAAACGACCGAGGCAATTGAAACAGCCATTAATGCCGGCGGCCAGACACTATACAGCCTCGTAAATGGCGGCATCACCATGGATGAGATCCTGCAAGTGTCAGGTGCTGCAACATCCCTACTTTGGTTCTATATCGACGCCCCTGCTGCCGGCACGGTAACCCTCCACACAGACAACCCTGAAGGCCTGATGCTGTCGACAAATGGCACCCTTGCTTCCTTTGACAACAGTGG
The genomic region above belongs to Bacteroidota bacterium and contains:
- a CDS encoding PVC-type heme-binding CxxCH protein; the encoded protein is MQYQKLPALFLFLVCGLLSTPAAAQDNLKAVPPTDPQYELDRLNIAEGFELNLFAADPMIEKPIQMTWDEHGRLWIVGSAVYPHMLPGQQPNDKVFILEDTDGDGQADKSTVFADGLLTPTGLLIGDGGAYVANSTELLHLRDLDGDGYAEDRRVVLRGFGADDTHHIIHSFRWAPDGMMYINQSIYIFSHIETPWGVRRLRQGGIWHFRPENMKLDVFARGFVNPWGHSFDTWGQSFATDGAFGEGINHVFPEATFVTAYKAERILQGLNADQPKHAGLAIISGRHMPDSLQGNMISNDFRANRVNRFVISDEADGYVSTPASDLIWSDHIAFRPVDVTVGPDGALYLADWYNPIIQHGEVDFRDPRRDHVHGRIWRITAKDQPLVTPPDLPNASVPELLDMLKLPEQWTHIQARRLLKESGATKVLPALAQWYAALDKADASFERLQLETLWLHQAFDHVNESLLQQVLQSDDHRARAAGVRVIYHWHDRLSNPLALLTTAVNDDVMRVRREAISALAKLERPEAATTAMQALQYPMNDETDFALWETMRQLEPHWAEPLARDPMFLGKSLETRLFAWKATHSPDAVRALLDLYLDHKLPEGEAAEVLGLIVQYGEASALNEILNLAIAGTTIGDQDQKKHLQALKDGIETFGKTPTAGTDKLGSLLYANDPDILSLAMELAGLWQLKDTAEQLLTIANRTDDEALQFTALKAAATLDDATTRQEIARLANRAGTPQIQVQAASALVRADAPEATSLALNLLNKLEEGDDVKPVFDAFYSRNSRRDALRDALQETSIPAHFATAGLDHYQGNRLRDRALLDAFEASGGVDGSKTINIDMDEWNRDRLELDVKSAGDPVAGEAIYRRPGLGCLRCHAIGGAGGQVGPDLSSVGANAPTDYIIESLFAPEQAVKDGYALTSVERTDGQVLMGTLIRDTGSAVLLRNAADAVVTVPNNLIAKQEILPGSLMPAGLVASLTREEVLHLTAFLSQLGETGPFRLPNAQYVRRWQAAAAPDTPQTTEAIETAINAGGQTLYSLVNGGITMDEILQVSGAATSLLWFYIDAPAAGTVTLHTDNPEGLMLSTNGTLASFDNSGTDNVAKIDLSEGIHAVGVLVNHKKRGDLPLFIEMRQTDPAARIQVMHRTADEE